One window from the genome of Rufibacter tibetensis encodes:
- a CDS encoding dipeptidase: MKAYIEQNKDRFLEELLELLRIPSVSADLSFKGDVLRAAEFLREKLEEAGADNAQLFQTAGNPIVYADKIIDPALPTVLVYGHYDVQPADPYELWDSPPFEPVIKNENIYARGACDDKGQTYMHVKAFETMMQQQALPCNVKFMIEGEEEVGSVNLATFVKENKERLKADIIVISDTGMLANDVPSVTTGLRGLSYHEVEVTGPNRDLHSGLYGGAVANPINILCKMIASLHDENNHITIPGFYGNVEELSQEERAEMAHAPFNLDAYKQALDLPDVHGEAGYSTMERNSIRPTLDVNGIWGGYTGEGAKTVIPSKAFAKISMRLVPNQTSDEITELFQKHFESIAPPSVKVVVKPHHGGEPVVTPTTSAGYQAAAKAMEDTFGKKPVPVRSGGSIPIVAMFKSVLETDTVLMGFGLDSDAIHSPNEHFGVFNFMKGIETIPLFYQHFAALHTKKD, from the coding sequence ATGAAAGCCTATATTGAGCAAAACAAAGATCGGTTCCTGGAGGAGTTGCTGGAGTTGTTACGCATTCCATCAGTAAGTGCAGACCTGTCTTTCAAAGGAGACGTGTTACGCGCCGCCGAATTTTTACGGGAAAAACTGGAAGAAGCCGGTGCCGATAATGCCCAGTTGTTCCAGACTGCTGGCAACCCCATTGTGTACGCCGACAAGATCATAGACCCCGCTTTGCCTACGGTGTTGGTATACGGGCATTATGATGTGCAGCCCGCTGACCCCTATGAGCTCTGGGATTCACCGCCGTTTGAGCCGGTCATTAAAAATGAGAACATTTACGCCCGCGGGGCCTGTGATGACAAGGGCCAGACCTACATGCACGTGAAAGCCTTTGAAACCATGATGCAACAGCAGGCTTTGCCCTGTAACGTGAAGTTCATGATTGAAGGCGAAGAAGAAGTGGGTTCTGTTAACCTGGCTACCTTCGTGAAAGAAAACAAGGAGCGCCTGAAAGCAGATATTATTGTAATCTCAGACACGGGCATGCTGGCCAACGACGTGCCTTCCGTTACGACCGGTTTGCGCGGCCTTAGCTACCATGAGGTGGAAGTAACCGGCCCCAACCGCGACCTGCACTCTGGTTTGTACGGCGGCGCAGTGGCGAACCCTATCAACATCCTGTGCAAGATGATTGCCTCTTTGCATGATGAGAATAACCACATCACCATCCCTGGGTTTTATGGCAACGTAGAGGAACTGAGCCAGGAAGAACGTGCCGAGATGGCCCACGCTCCTTTCAACTTAGATGCCTACAAGCAAGCACTTGATCTACCAGATGTACACGGTGAGGCTGGTTACAGCACCATGGAACGCAACTCCATTAGGCCTACGCTGGATGTGAATGGCATTTGGGGTGGCTACACTGGTGAAGGCGCTAAAACCGTTATTCCGTCCAAGGCTTTTGCAAAGATTTCTATGCGCTTGGTGCCTAACCAGACCTCTGATGAGATCACCGAACTGTTCCAGAAACATTTTGAGTCTATAGCACCACCTAGTGTGAAAGTGGTCGTGAAACCACACCATGGGGGCGAACCAGTAGTTACTCCCACTACTTCGGCCGGGTACCAGGCAGCCGCCAAGGCCATGGAAGATACCTTCGGGAAAAAGCCAGTGCCGGTGCGCAGCGGAGGCAGTATTCCTATTGTGGCCATGTTCAAGTCTGTGCTGGAAACAGATACTGTATTGATGGGCTTCGGGCTAGATTCAGATGCCATTCACTCGCCTAATGAGCATTTTGGAGTGTTTAACTTTATGAAAGGTATTGAAACCATTCCGTTGTTCTATCAGCATTTCGCTGCCTTACACACTAAGAAAGACTAA
- a CDS encoding porin family protein, translated as MKKIVLFFAAVLSFSVAQAQTGPKIGLRAGANYSNISGDLDNQDVYKNKIGFVGGLTANFDLTGDGFLSVQPELLYSQRGYQYRDEEYMIGNQTYRSEGSVNFNYLDLPVLLKINAGGLFFEGGPQASYLLGIKDKSESFLGNSQTETERKVDKDDLSELEIGYVAGLGYQTQGGLSLGLRYNGSINSLAKDDHDELTNARHSTFQLTLGYLFGGR; from the coding sequence ATGAAAAAGATTGTATTATTTTTTGCAGCCGTGCTTTCTTTCAGCGTTGCACAGGCACAAACTGGCCCAAAAATCGGTCTTAGAGCCGGGGCAAACTACTCCAACATTTCTGGTGATTTAGACAACCAGGACGTTTACAAAAACAAAATTGGGTTTGTAGGTGGTTTAACCGCAAACTTTGACCTCACCGGCGATGGCTTCCTGTCAGTACAGCCAGAATTACTGTACTCGCAACGTGGTTATCAGTACAGAGATGAGGAGTACATGATTGGCAACCAAACGTACAGAAGCGAAGGAAGTGTCAACTTCAACTATCTTGACTTACCTGTGCTTTTAAAAATCAACGCAGGTGGTTTATTCTTTGAAGGCGGACCTCAAGCGTCTTACTTATTAGGCATCAAAGACAAAAGCGAAAGCTTTTTAGGAAACAGCCAAACTGAAACTGAGAGAAAAGTCGACAAAGACGATCTTTCTGAATTAGAAATCGGCTATGTAGCTGGTTTAGGATATCAGACACAAGGTGGCCTTAGCTTAGGCCTTCGCTACAACGGTAGCATTAACTCCCTGGCAAAAGACGACCATGATGAGCTTACCAATGCCCGGCACTCTACTTTCCAACTTACCTTAGGCTACCTGTTTGGTGGCAGATAA
- the tpiA gene encoding triose-phosphate isomerase — protein MRKNIVAGNWKMNKTYQDAQALVSEIDNMVRDEVTGDNVEVIVTPPFPFLNSVGKLIQGNPRMHLAAQDVSAHESGAYTGEVSAAMLKSVGVEYVLVGHSERRQYHNEDADLLLKKMKAALAQGIKPIFCCGEPLEVREAEDHFKYVAQQLRETVAHLSNEEFDQIVIAYEPIWAIGTGKTASSAQAQEMHASIREELSRIFDAEAAYNKTILYGGSANPSNAKELFSQPDVDGGLIGGASLKSRDFTDIIKSF, from the coding sequence ATGAGAAAAAACATTGTTGCCGGTAACTGGAAAATGAACAAAACCTACCAGGATGCCCAGGCGCTGGTAAGCGAAATTGATAACATGGTGAGAGACGAGGTCACCGGAGACAACGTGGAGGTGATTGTTACACCGCCCTTTCCGTTTTTGAACTCGGTAGGGAAACTGATTCAGGGAAATCCACGCATGCACCTGGCAGCACAGGACGTGAGTGCCCACGAAAGCGGTGCCTATACTGGTGAAGTGTCGGCAGCCATGTTGAAGTCAGTAGGCGTGGAGTACGTGTTGGTAGGGCACTCAGAGCGCCGTCAATACCATAACGAAGATGCAGACCTGTTGTTGAAGAAAATGAAGGCAGCATTGGCGCAAGGCATCAAGCCTATTTTCTGCTGCGGTGAGCCGTTGGAGGTCCGCGAAGCCGAAGACCACTTCAAGTACGTAGCGCAGCAGTTGAGAGAGACCGTAGCGCATTTGAGCAACGAAGAGTTTGACCAGATTGTAATTGCCTATGAGCCTATCTGGGCCATTGGTACAGGCAAAACCGCCAGCAGCGCGCAGGCGCAGGAGATGCACGCTTCTATTAGAGAAGAGCTTTCCCGCATTTTTGACGCGGAGGCTGCTTACAACAAAACCATTCTGTACGGCGGCAGCGCTAACCCAAGCAATGCCAAAGAATTGTTCTCCCAGCCAGACGTAGACGGTGGCCTTATTGGCGGCGCTTCTCTTAAGTCCAGAGACTTTACAGACATCATTAAATCTTTCTAG
- a CDS encoding porin family protein produces the protein MKKLVFLFVAVVASYAAQAQSSFGIKGGLNYSNLSGDLQNEERFNNKIGFNAGVYFNAPIAGDFFSIQPEVLYSNKGYKYDDKVETTLLGTEYRYEGTSNFNYIDVPVLARVKASSFFFEAGPQVSYLVSVNDKTKQYRNGQLEDRTVSERSKSGYSDFEVGYAAGLGFATANGFSLGLRYNGAFTDLVEDTKVRGEFKDARHSSFLLSVGFPLSK, from the coding sequence ATGAAAAAACTAGTCTTCTTATTTGTAGCAGTAGTAGCTTCCTATGCTGCACAAGCGCAATCTTCATTCGGGATAAAAGGTGGTCTTAACTACTCAAACCTTTCTGGTGACTTACAGAATGAAGAAAGATTCAACAACAAAATCGGTTTTAACGCCGGGGTTTATTTCAACGCTCCTATAGCGGGTGATTTCTTCTCTATTCAGCCAGAGGTGCTTTACTCAAACAAAGGGTACAAGTATGATGACAAAGTAGAAACTACCTTATTAGGCACTGAGTACCGTTATGAGGGTACCTCTAACTTCAACTACATTGACGTACCAGTACTGGCCCGCGTGAAAGCAAGCAGTTTCTTCTTTGAGGCTGGTCCACAGGTTTCTTACCTGGTAAGCGTGAACGACAAAACGAAACAGTACCGCAATGGTCAATTAGAAGACCGCACTGTAAGTGAGAGAAGTAAATCTGGTTATTCTGACTTTGAAGTTGGCTACGCGGCCGGACTTGGTTTTGCCACTGCCAATGGTTTCAGCCTGGGTCTACGGTACAATGGTGCTTTCACTGATCTGGTAGAAGACACAAAGGTACGTGGCGAGTTCAAAGATGCCCGTCATTCTTCTTTCCTGTTATCAGTAGGCTTCCCATTAAGCAAATAA
- the lpcA gene encoding D-sedoheptulose 7-phosphate isomerase yields MTTSPSALILQELQQAQQVLTDFLAQPATISSIEAAAQLMANSLKNEGKILSCGNGGSMCDAMHFAEELTGRYRDDRAPMAAISISDPSHMSCVINDYGYDHVFSRYVQALIRPGDVLLGISTSGNSANVLRAAEAAKAAGAHVVTLTGKDGGKLASLSDVEIRVPHFGYADRIQEIHIKVIHILILLLEKQMA; encoded by the coding sequence ATGACTACCTCGCCTTCTGCCCTTATTCTGCAGGAACTGCAACAAGCCCAACAGGTGCTAACTGATTTTCTGGCCCAGCCCGCTACCATTTCTTCCATTGAGGCGGCAGCCCAGCTCATGGCCAACAGCCTGAAAAACGAGGGCAAAATTCTTTCCTGCGGCAACGGAGGTTCCATGTGTGACGCCATGCACTTCGCAGAGGAACTCACCGGCCGCTACCGTGATGACCGCGCCCCTATGGCCGCTATTTCCATCTCAGATCCAAGCCATATGAGTTGCGTTATCAATGATTACGGGTATGATCACGTATTCTCCCGCTATGTGCAGGCGCTCATCAGACCCGGCGATGTATTATTGGGTATCAGCACCAGCGGCAACTCGGCTAACGTGCTTAGAGCCGCCGAGGCCGCCAAAGCGGCAGGCGCTCATGTTGTCACGCTTACCGGCAAAGACGGCGGCAAACTGGCCTCTTTAAGCGATGTGGAAATCAGAGTTCCCCATTTCGGCTACGCCGATAGAATTCAGGAAATCCACATCAAAGTCATTCATATTCTCATTCTGCTACTGGAGAAACAAATGGCATAG
- a CDS encoding YifB family Mg chelatase-like AAA ATPase: MLVKTYGSAVQGVNAFTITIEVNVTPGTKYYLVGLPDNAIKESEQRIESALKHHGYRMPRQKVVINMAPADVRKEGSAYDLPIAIGILAASDQLITDHLDQYLIMGELALDGELRPIKGVLPIAIQARKEGYKGFILPKQNAQEAAIVNNLDVIGVSNLKEAIDFLSGDLSIPPLKIDTRDLFQATVHQYTADFADVQGQENIKRALEIAAAGGHNVIMIGPPGAGKTMLAKRLPSILPPLTLHEALETTKIHSVAGKLGAQGSLMAQRPFRAPHHTISDVALVGGGGNPQPGEISLSHNGVLFLDELPEFKRTVLEVMRQPLEERRVTISRARLTIDFPANFMLVASMNPCPCGFYNDPNKDCVCGPGVVQRYLNKVSGPLLDRIDLHVEVTPVSFDQMTETRKTETSADIRERVERARQWQARRFEAFPEIHSNAMMPPQMVKDLCRINEAGRLLLKTAMERLGLSARAYDRILKVSRTIADLAGSEDIKIEHLAEAIQYRSLDREGWAG, translated from the coding sequence ATGCTTGTAAAGACCTACGGAAGCGCCGTACAAGGCGTGAACGCGTTTACCATCACCATTGAAGTCAATGTTACCCCGGGTACGAAGTATTACTTAGTGGGCCTGCCCGACAACGCCATCAAAGAAAGTGAGCAGCGGATTGAATCTGCGCTGAAGCACCATGGCTATCGGATGCCGCGCCAAAAGGTAGTCATCAACATGGCTCCCGCCGATGTCCGGAAAGAAGGGTCTGCTTATGACCTGCCCATTGCCATAGGCATTCTGGCCGCCTCAGACCAACTCATCACCGACCACCTGGACCAGTACCTTATTATGGGCGAACTGGCACTTGATGGTGAGTTAAGGCCCATCAAGGGGGTGTTGCCCATCGCCATCCAGGCGCGCAAAGAAGGATACAAAGGCTTTATCCTACCCAAGCAGAACGCCCAGGAAGCCGCCATTGTAAATAACCTGGATGTGATTGGCGTCTCCAACTTAAAAGAAGCCATTGACTTCCTGTCCGGCGACCTCTCCATTCCTCCCTTAAAAATAGACACCCGCGACCTTTTTCAGGCCACTGTGCACCAATACACCGCTGACTTCGCCGATGTGCAAGGCCAGGAAAATATAAAGCGGGCTTTGGAGATTGCGGCAGCCGGTGGGCATAACGTGATCATGATCGGGCCTCCGGGCGCCGGTAAAACCATGCTGGCCAAGCGGCTGCCTTCCATTCTGCCGCCGCTTACACTGCATGAAGCGCTGGAGACTACCAAGATTCATTCGGTGGCTGGAAAGCTGGGCGCACAGGGATCTTTGATGGCGCAACGTCCGTTCAGAGCCCCGCACCATACCATTTCAGATGTTGCGTTAGTAGGCGGAGGAGGCAACCCACAGCCCGGTGAGATTTCATTATCGCACAATGGGGTTCTTTTCTTAGATGAGTTGCCGGAATTTAAACGCACGGTGCTGGAAGTAATGCGTCAACCGTTGGAGGAACGGCGGGTGACTATTTCCCGCGCCCGTTTGACCATTGACTTTCCGGCCAACTTTATGCTGGTGGCTAGCATGAACCCGTGCCCTTGTGGATTTTATAACGACCCCAACAAAGATTGCGTCTGCGGCCCGGGCGTGGTACAGCGTTACCTGAACAAAGTAAGCGGACCGCTGCTGGACCGTATTGACCTGCACGTAGAAGTAACGCCCGTTTCGTTTGACCAAATGACTGAGACGCGCAAAACAGAAACCAGTGCAGACATTAGAGAACGGGTAGAGCGGGCACGGCAATGGCAGGCCAGACGGTTTGAAGCCTTTCCTGAGATACATTCCAACGCCATGATGCCTCCTCAGATGGTGAAAGACCTTTGCCGTATTAATGAAGCAGGCAGGTTGTTGTTGAAGACCGCTATGGAAAGGCTAGGTCTTTCTGCCAGGGCGTATGACCGCATTCTAAAGGTAAGCCGCACCATAGCTGATTTAGCCGGATCAGAGGACATCAAGATAGAGCACCTGGCTGAGGCCATCCAATACCGAAGCTTAGACCGTGAAGGCTGGGCCGGGTAA
- the prmA gene encoding 50S ribosomal protein L11 methyltransferase, translating to MSFIEVTVTATTEYAEILIAELSELGFDTFQETEEGFQAYIEEDRFSEEAVQEVLARYQFAGEFPYQTRSIAKQNWNEEWEKNFEPLLIAGQVSVRADFHPKPEGVAYDIVITPKMSFGTGHHETTTLMIENQLTLNHEGKRVLDMGCGTGILAIMAKLLGAQEVVAVDIEDWTVENARENADRNDCSSLDVRLGDASVLASEAPFDLILANINRNVLLEDMPVYTQKLQPNGPLVLSGFYTEDLPLLQERATELGLIFESSRNKNNWVSAIFRKPASK from the coding sequence ATGAGTTTTATTGAAGTAACGGTTACTGCAACTACAGAATACGCTGAAATCCTGATTGCTGAGTTAAGTGAACTTGGGTTTGATACTTTTCAGGAGACTGAAGAAGGGTTTCAGGCATACATTGAAGAAGATAGATTTTCTGAAGAAGCCGTGCAGGAGGTATTGGCCCGTTACCAGTTTGCAGGCGAGTTCCCTTACCAGACTCGCAGCATCGCCAAGCAGAACTGGAACGAGGAGTGGGAAAAGAACTTTGAACCGTTGTTAATCGCTGGGCAAGTCTCTGTACGGGCAGACTTCCATCCTAAGCCTGAGGGCGTTGCCTATGATATTGTGATCACGCCTAAGATGTCCTTCGGGACAGGGCACCATGAGACCACCACGCTCATGATTGAAAACCAATTAACCCTGAACCATGAAGGGAAACGGGTATTGGACATGGGCTGCGGTACCGGTATTCTGGCCATTATGGCTAAGTTGTTGGGTGCCCAAGAGGTAGTGGCGGTAGACATTGAAGATTGGACCGTAGAAAACGCCCGGGAAAACGCAGACCGCAATGACTGTTCTTCTCTGGATGTTCGCTTGGGAGATGCCTCCGTTCTAGCCTCAGAGGCTCCCTTTGATTTGATTCTGGCCAATATTAACCGCAACGTGTTGCTGGAAGACATGCCTGTGTACACCCAAAAGTTGCAGCCCAACGGCCCATTAGTGCTAAGCGGGTTCTATACCGAAGACCTTCCGCTGTTGCAGGAAAGAGCAACTGAACTTGGCCTCATATTTGAGTCGTCCAGAAACAAGAACAACTGGGTTTCGGCCATCTTTCGGAAACCAGCCAGTAAATAG
- a CDS encoding porin family protein: MKKLLFFVVALFTTYFAQAQEGIKIGIKAGPNFSTISGDDVDSDDAEKPEYKFGFHAGAFLDYGISDMFSIRPELLYSIKGFKVETNEDDAELTLKSNTHYLELPILARIKTGESGLFFEAGPTFSYLLTAKSKAEGQFMGEEFEETESGTDGYNKLDVGYAAGIGYQLASGLGIGLRYNGGLSKLDEDGEAKVYNSNFMLSLSWAFGGN; this comes from the coding sequence ATGAAAAAACTTCTATTCTTTGTTGTCGCATTATTCACCACCTATTTTGCCCAAGCTCAAGAGGGAATCAAGATAGGCATCAAAGCTGGACCTAATTTCAGCACTATCTCTGGTGATGATGTAGATTCTGATGATGCAGAAAAACCCGAATACAAATTTGGCTTCCACGCCGGAGCCTTCTTGGACTATGGAATTTCAGACATGTTTTCAATTCGTCCAGAGTTACTTTATAGCATAAAAGGCTTCAAAGTTGAAACTAATGAAGATGATGCTGAACTTACATTGAAGTCTAACACGCACTATTTGGAACTCCCAATTTTAGCAAGAATCAAAACTGGTGAGAGCGGATTGTTCTTTGAAGCTGGCCCAACCTTTTCTTACCTTTTAACAGCAAAATCAAAAGCTGAAGGTCAATTCATGGGCGAAGAATTTGAAGAAACTGAATCAGGCACTGACGGATACAACAAACTAGACGTTGGGTATGCTGCTGGAATTGGTTACCAATTAGCTAGTGGCCTTGGAATTGGTTTACGCTACAATGGAGGCCTAAGCAAACTAGACGAAGATGGTGAAGCTAAAGTATATAACTCTAACTTCATGCTGTCACTTAGCTGGGCATTTGGCGGGAATTAA
- a CDS encoding ABC transporter ATP-binding protein yields the protein MKTYFRILKFARPFSQYVPWYAMATLLATIFGVLNFGLLAPLLKVLFGQAKSMDDIPAVVPAFEFNIAWFTQFFYYHVGQIIQAEGSIGALRFICILLVISVLLANVFRYIGLRIEGVVRARVVKNLRMQVFERLTQLQLGFFSNQRKGNIMSTLTNDVQEVENSVVSTLNVLFREPFLLIGYFVVLFYISPQLTFFSLLVLPVSGLIISTISKKLKRQSSQGQDALGSILGIIDETLSGLRVIKGFNAQPYVLGKFRQSNSLYARIITSMNNKRSLASPFSEFMGVTAVAGILFYGGSLVLRGESDLGGEDLIAYLALFSQVLVPVKAISNAFSNIQRGLVSGERVLKLIDTEPLIRDRPDSKTLPEFTQAIEFKNVSFRYDNDPILQDINLRIPKGKTIALVGPSGGGKSTLADLLPRFYDPTQGAITIDGLDLRDCSLHSVREQMGIVTQESILFNDTIFNNIAFNKTDATEAEVIAAAKIANAHEFIVQSPDGYQTVIGDRGSKLSGGQRQRLSIARAILKNPPILIMDEATSALDTESEKLVQEALTNLMKNRTSIVIAHRLSTIQHADEIIVLQGGRIVERGNHSGLVQQGGLYFKLTQMQHTT from the coding sequence ATGAAGACTTATTTCCGCATTTTAAAATTTGCGCGGCCGTTTAGCCAATACGTTCCGTGGTACGCCATGGCCACTTTACTGGCAACCATCTTTGGGGTTTTGAATTTCGGGTTGCTGGCTCCTTTGCTGAAAGTGTTATTTGGGCAGGCGAAAAGCATGGATGACATTCCGGCAGTAGTGCCGGCCTTTGAATTCAACATTGCGTGGTTTACCCAGTTTTTCTATTACCATGTGGGGCAGATCATTCAGGCCGAAGGCAGCATTGGTGCCCTGCGCTTTATCTGCATTCTGTTGGTGATTTCAGTGCTGCTGGCCAACGTGTTTCGCTACATCGGTCTCCGGATTGAAGGCGTGGTGCGGGCAAGGGTGGTAAAAAACTTGAGAATGCAGGTTTTTGAGCGCTTAACGCAATTGCAGTTGGGCTTCTTCTCTAACCAACGCAAAGGCAACATCATGTCAACACTCACCAATGATGTGCAGGAAGTAGAGAACTCAGTAGTAAGTACGTTGAACGTGCTGTTTCGGGAGCCTTTTCTGCTTATTGGCTACTTTGTAGTACTCTTCTATATCTCGCCGCAGCTTACTTTTTTCAGTTTGCTTGTACTGCCGGTGTCAGGCCTTATTATTTCTACCATTTCCAAGAAACTGAAGCGGCAATCGTCGCAGGGGCAAGATGCGTTAGGGTCTATCCTGGGCATTATTGATGAAACCCTGAGTGGCTTGCGCGTGATCAAAGGGTTCAATGCCCAGCCATACGTGTTAGGCAAGTTCAGACAAAGCAACAGCCTGTACGCGCGCATCATCACCTCCATGAATAACAAACGCAGTTTGGCCTCGCCTTTCTCTGAGTTTATGGGTGTGACAGCTGTAGCGGGTATCCTGTTTTACGGCGGCTCTCTTGTATTGCGTGGCGAATCTGATTTAGGCGGGGAAGATCTGATTGCGTACCTGGCTTTGTTCTCACAGGTGCTGGTGCCAGTGAAAGCCATTTCCAACGCGTTCAGCAACATTCAGCGCGGGTTAGTTTCCGGAGAGCGGGTACTCAAGTTAATTGACACTGAACCATTGATCAGAGACCGGCCAGACTCCAAAACGTTGCCGGAGTTCACCCAGGCCATTGAGTTCAAGAACGTTAGTTTCCGGTACGACAATGACCCCATTCTGCAGGACATCAACCTGCGTATTCCCAAAGGCAAAACCATTGCGTTGGTGGGCCCATCAGGCGGCGGAAAGTCTACGCTGGCCGATTTGTTGCCGCGTTTCTATGACCCTACGCAAGGCGCCATCACCATTGACGGCTTAGATTTGAGAGACTGCTCCCTGCATTCTGTAAGAGAACAAATGGGGATTGTGACGCAGGAATCTATTCTTTTCAATGATACCATCTTTAACAACATAGCTTTTAATAAAACCGATGCCACCGAAGCCGAGGTCATAGCTGCCGCCAAGATTGCGAACGCGCATGAGTTCATTGTGCAGTCGCCGGATGGCTACCAAACCGTGATCGGCGACCGGGGCAGCAAACTTTCCGGTGGCCAGCGCCAGCGGTTGAGCATTGCCCGGGCCATCCTGAAGAATCCGCCCATTTTGATTATGGACGAAGCCACGTCTGCCCTGGATACCGAATCAGAGAAACTGGTGCAGGAAGCCTTGACCAACCTAATGAAGAACCGCACCTCCATCGTGATTGCCCACCGCCTTAGCACTATCCAGCACGCAGATGAAATCATTGTCTTGCAGGGAGGCCGCATAGTAGAGCGCGGAAATCATTCTGGGCTGGTGCAGCAAGGGGGCTTGTATTTCAAACTGACCCAGATGCAGCACACTACCTAA
- the plsY gene encoding glycerol-3-phosphate 1-O-acyltransferase PlsY: protein MEVVIIGGIILLAYLIGAIPTAVWVGKSYYGIDVRQHGSGNAGATNTFRVLGKKPGSIVMAVDILKGWAATSLANLLLNWDVIEPQQLIMFKLILGVVAVIGHIFPVYVGFKGGKGVATLMGMVLAVHLQVALICLGIFIVVLLLTKYVSLSSMLAAIAFPLLLLLPMFKPDTILLPVFGIFIAIMVVLTHKKNITRLLQGVESKANINPFRSK from the coding sequence ATGGAGGTAGTCATTATTGGCGGAATTATATTACTGGCCTATCTGATTGGGGCCATACCCACCGCGGTGTGGGTGGGCAAAAGCTACTACGGCATAGATGTTCGCCAGCATGGCAGCGGGAACGCCGGGGCTACCAACACCTTTCGGGTTTTAGGCAAAAAGCCGGGGTCCATTGTGATGGCGGTAGACATTCTCAAAGGCTGGGCGGCTACTTCACTGGCCAATTTACTTTTAAACTGGGATGTGATAGAGCCACAGCAATTAATCATGTTCAAACTGATTCTGGGAGTGGTGGCCGTGATTGGGCATATCTTCCCAGTGTACGTGGGTTTCAAGGGGGGCAAAGGCGTGGCTACGCTCATGGGCATGGTACTGGCGGTGCATCTTCAGGTAGCTTTGATCTGTCTGGGCATCTTTATAGTGGTGCTGCTGCTAACCAAATATGTTTCCCTCAGTTCTATGCTGGCGGCTATTGCGTTCCCCTTGCTGTTGCTGTTGCCCATGTTCAAACCAGATACCATTCTGCTGCCTGTATTTGGTATTTTCATTGCCATTATGGTGGTGCTCACGCATAAAAAGAACATTACCCGCCTTCTGCAGGGTGTAGAGAGCAAGGCCAACATCAACCCTTTCAGGAGTAAGTAG
- a CDS encoding lycopene cyclase family protein: MPDKALTYDYIIAGAGAAGLSLVCHLLGHKNLQTKRILLLDRDLKQTNDRTWCFWETGESPFESCLKIKWSKLHFHSQKFSALLDISPYRYKMLDSLSFYQHCFKLMEQYPNVEFRQDEIVSMDANGVIKGKQAVYQAQYIFNSVLFQIPKLPSKYYLLQHFKGIFIKTATPVFKPEEPTLMDFRVAQHHDCRFMYVLPVNAHEALVEYTGFSEAALEQEEYDQEIKAYLRDYLHLTDYEITHEEFGIIPMTDAPFSKGMGERVINIGTAGGATKASTGYTFSFIQRQCAAIARNLAKGKKPLAGTHKAVDKFAFYDSVFLRVLSEKKQEPWEVFHAMFSKLPANLILKFLNEETSLLEDLRIMNAVDKNIFLPAALKQGLPK; the protein is encoded by the coding sequence ATGCCCGATAAAGCCCTCACCTATGATTACATCATTGCCGGGGCAGGAGCGGCGGGCCTGAGTCTGGTGTGCCATCTGCTGGGCCATAAAAATCTGCAAACCAAACGCATTCTGCTGCTGGACCGGGACCTGAAACAAACCAACGACCGTACCTGGTGCTTTTGGGAAACCGGAGAAAGTCCGTTTGAAAGCTGCCTCAAAATCAAATGGAGCAAACTGCACTTCCACTCCCAGAAGTTCTCGGCCTTGCTGGACATCAGCCCGTACCGGTACAAAATGCTGGACAGCCTCTCGTTTTACCAGCACTGTTTTAAGTTGATGGAGCAGTACCCTAACGTGGAGTTTCGGCAAGACGAGATCGTGTCTATGGATGCCAATGGGGTGATCAAAGGAAAACAGGCGGTGTATCAGGCGCAGTATATATTCAACAGCGTGCTCTTTCAAATTCCTAAGCTGCCTTCTAAGTATTACCTTCTGCAGCATTTCAAGGGCATTTTTATCAAAACGGCCACGCCTGTTTTCAAACCCGAGGAACCCACGCTCATGGATTTCAGGGTAGCGCAGCACCACGACTGCCGGTTTATGTACGTGCTGCCGGTCAATGCCCATGAGGCATTGGTGGAGTACACAGGGTTCTCTGAAGCGGCGCTGGAGCAGGAAGAATATGATCAGGAGATAAAGGCATACCTCCGCGATTACCTGCACCTCACCGATTATGAAATCACCCATGAAGAGTTCGGGATAATTCCCATGACGGATGCCCCTTTTTCTAAAGGAATGGGCGAACGGGTCATCAACATAGGCACGGCGGGCGGGGCAACCAAAGCATCTACGGGGTACACCTTTAGTTTTATCCAGCGGCAGTGCGCAGCCATTGCCAGGAATCTGGCAAAAGGCAAAAAGCCATTAGCGGGCACTCACAAGGCAGTTGATAAGTTCGCCTTTTATGACAGCGTTTTTTTGCGGGTGCTTTCAGAAAAGAAGCAGGAACCTTGGGAGGTATTCCATGCCATGTTCAGCAAATTACCAGCGAACCTCATTCTCAAATTCCTGAACGAAGAAACCTCCCTGCTGGAAGACCTCAGAATCATGAACGCGGTAGATAAAAACATCTTTCTGCCTGCTGCTCTTAAGCAAGGATTACCAAAATAA